One Chaetodon trifascialis isolate fChaTrf1 chromosome 12, fChaTrf1.hap1, whole genome shotgun sequence DNA window includes the following coding sequences:
- the LOC139340530 gene encoding ICOS ligand-like, which produces MMSSVVPLLLLCVPIMGQTPPLLNATVGGSVLIPCSLPVSPMRLIWMYWQEEESESHLLHWNKNSPQPITNKYKNRCRAFETQFRFGNMSIILDNVTVDEDQKTFWTYVSYYDEQTKNTQKCEHCCKCKLQVSAPYQDLEVTLNGTANCATCTAHGGYPQPQVSWTGLDKSSAAKLDLQAAETSLLQDPTNKTFSVTSSVGVEGLKEVTCHIYNPHSHESTDGTATIPGDNHLFLAIGIVVGIVLTIAAAAVFYVRYRRGGRQENQVLYGRPPPAQ; this is translated from the exons ATGATGTCCTCGGTAGttcctcttctgctgctttgtg tACCCATCATGGGACAGACACCTCCTCTTCTCAATGCCACTGTCGGAGGCTCCGTCCTGATACCCTGTTCCCTACCAGTTAGTCCAATGAGGCTCATATGGATGTactggcaggaggaggagtcagAGAGCCATTTGCTCCACTGGAACAAAAACTCACCACAGCCAATAACTAACAAATACAAGAACCGGTGTCGAGCCTTTGAAACCCAGTTTAGGTTTGGGAATATGTCCATTATACTTGACAATGTTACTGTGGATGAAGACCAGAAAACGTTCTGGACCTACGTTTCTTACTATGATGagcagacaaaaaacacacagaagtgtgAACATTGTTGTAAATGTAAGCTGCAGGTTTCAG CTCCCTACCAAGACCTAGAGGTGACACTTAACGGCACAGCAAACTGTGCCACCTGCACGGCACATGGAGGGTACCCCCAACCTCAGGTTTCATGGACGGGTCTGGACAAATCCAGTGCTGCAAAGCTGGACCTGCAGGCTGCTGAGACGTCCCTGCTGCAGGACCCAACAAACAAAACCTTCTCTGTGACGAGCTCTGTCGGTGTGGAGGGGTTAAAGGAAGTGACTTGCCACATCTACAACCCTCACTCCCACGAGAGCACGGACGGGACTGCAACGATCCCCG GTGACAACCATCTTTTTCTGGCTATTGGAATCGTCGTGGGCATAGTTCTTACtatcgctgctgctgctgtattttatgTGCGGTACAGACGCGGAG GACGACAGGAGAACCAGGTGTTGTATGGAAGACCGCCACCGGCCCAGTGA
- the LOC139340479 gene encoding CD276 antigen homolog gives MSAEFVTGFLLLVPAAAVVLDVNATVGQPWVILPCTLMTETPTRLEDLLLYWQDDRQHVLYSYKKGNEMPEHVNRRYRDRITAFPLGMTAGNISVKLKNSALEDEGRVFQAFAALYNSRGARRYSSDLREICQITLHVAVPYSSVSVAVNEEARTAVCTAQRGFPEASLRWRAQDLHNNSQCFIDPKDVKTTTVQNSQDRLYSLNSTINIPGGRYRSVSCLIHNPTLNVTDSDTYVLNKGERSLPDWPAGLTAAFVLLVSALQQLIRCGSS, from the exons ATGTCTGCTGAATTTGTGACCGGCTTTCTCCTGTTAG TGCCTGCTGCGGCAGTGGTGCTTGATGTCAACGCCACGGTCGGTCAGCCATGGGTGATACTCCCCTGTACCCTGATGACGGAGACGCCAACAAGGTTAGAGGATCTACTCCTTTACTGGCAGGACGACAGACAACATGTTTTGTACTCttataaaaaaggaaatgagatgCCCGAGCATGTAAACAGACGTTATCGAGACAGGATCACAGCCTTCCCACTGGGCATGACTGcaggaaatatttcagtcaAGCTTAAAAACTCAGCACTTGAAGACGAGGGAAGAGTCTTCCAGGCCTTCGCAGCGCTGTACAACAGCAGAGGAGCGAGGAGATACAGCTCTGACCTAAGAGAAATCTGCCAAATTACTTTACATGTTGCAG TGCCTTACAGCAGCGTCAGCGTGGCTGTAAATGAGGAAGCAAGGACTGCAGTCTGCACAGCACAGCGAGGTTTCCCTGAAGCTTCGCTGAGGTGGAGAGCACAGGACCTCCATAACAACTCCCAGTGCTTTATAGACCCGAAGGATGTTAAAACGACAACAGTGCAGAACAGCCAGGATCGTCTCTACAGCCTCAACAGCACGATAAATATCCCCGGAGGTCGATATCGATCTGTGAGCTGCCTCATCCACAACCCCACCCTCAACGTCACTGACAGCGACACCTACGTTTTAAACAAAG GTGAGAGGAGCCTCCCTGACTGGCCTGCAGGTCTGACGGCCGCCTTCGTTCTTCTGgtttctgctctgcagcagctcatcagAT GTGGCTCCTCATGA